One window of Elaeis guineensis isolate ETL-2024a chromosome 11, EG11, whole genome shotgun sequence genomic DNA carries:
- the LOC105053631 gene encoding E3 ubiquitin-protein ligase RZFP34 produces MALNEVDLASGQHGCSHYRRRCKIRAPCCGEIFDCRHCHNEVKNSLEIDLRERHEIPRHEVKKVICSLCDTEQDVQQYCSNCGVCMGKYCCAKCKFFDDNVSKNQYHCDGCGICRTGGEKNFFHCYRCGCCYSMMLKDSHHCVEGAMHHNCPVCFEYLFESTKDISVLPCGHTIHLACLKEMRLHFQFSCPVCSRSVCDMSGVWKKLDQEIASTPMPEMYQNKMVWILCNDCGMRSNVHFHIVAHKCPGCNSYNTRQTRGGPTRCPTV; encoded by the exons ATGGCATTGAACGAGGTGGACTTGGCGTCTGGGCAGCATGG GTGCTCCCATTATAGGAGGAGATGCAAGATAAGGGCGCCCTGCTGTGGCGAGATCTTTGACTGCAGGCATTGCCACAACGAAGTGAAG AATTCCCTGGAAATTGACCTACGGGAACGGCACGAGATTCCTCGACACGAAGTGAAAAAG GTTATCTGCTCCCTCTGTGACACAGAGCAAGAT GTTCAACAATATTGCTCAAACTGTGGGGTTTGCATGGGAAAATACTGTTGTGCCAAGTGCAAGTTCTTCGATGACAAT GTTTCTAAGAACCAGTACCATTGTGATGGATGTGGGATCTGCag AACTGGGGGCGAGAAGAACTTTTTCCACTGCTATCGATGTG GATGTTGTTATAGTATGATGCTGAAGGATTCACACCATTGTGTGGAAGGAGCAATGCATCATAACTGCCCTGTTTGCTTTGAG TATCTCTTTGAGTCAACCAAGGACATCAGTGTATTGCCATGTGGTCACACAATACATCTGGCATGCCTGAAGGAGATGAGGCTGCATTTTCA ATTCTCATGCCCTGTTTGCTCGAGATCAGTTTGTGACATGTCTGGTGTGTGGAAAAAACTTGATCAAGAG ATTGCTTCGACACCAATGCCTGAAATGTACCAGAACAAAATG GTGTGGATCCTTTGCAATGATTGTGGAATGAGGTCCAATGTCCACTTCCACATTGTGGCTCACAAGTGCCCTGGTTGCAATTCCTACAATACCAGACAGACGAGAGGTGGCCCCACTAGATGCCCTACTGTATGA